Proteins from a genomic interval of Caulobacter sp. NIBR1757:
- the ilvC gene encoding ketol-acid reductoisomerase: MRVYYDRDADLARILDRKIAVVGYGSQGRAHALNLKDSGASNIAVALRPGSATAKKVEADGIKVMSVAEAAAWADVLMILAPDELQRGIYNEEIAPNIRDGAALLFAHGLNVHFGLIEPKSTIDVLMVAPKGPGHTVRGEYEKGGGVPCLIAVHHDATGGALDLGLAYASAIGGGRSGIIETNFREECETDLFGEQAVLCGGVVELIRAGFETLVEAGYAPEMAYFECLHEVKLIVDLIYEGGIANMNYSISNTAEYGEYVTGPRIITADTKAEMKKVLEDIQSGRFVRDFMAENAVGQPSFKATRRRNAEHPIEEVGARLRGMMPWITKNKLVDKDRN; encoded by the coding sequence ATGCGCGTCTACTACGACCGCGACGCTGATCTGGCCCGCATCCTGGACCGCAAGATCGCCGTCGTAGGCTATGGCAGCCAGGGTCGGGCCCACGCGCTTAACCTCAAGGACAGCGGCGCCAGCAACATAGCGGTCGCCCTGCGCCCGGGTTCGGCCACCGCCAAGAAGGTCGAAGCCGACGGCATCAAGGTGATGAGCGTCGCCGAGGCCGCCGCCTGGGCCGACGTGCTGATGATCCTCGCCCCCGACGAGCTGCAGCGCGGCATCTACAACGAAGAGATCGCCCCCAACATCCGCGACGGCGCGGCCCTGCTGTTCGCCCATGGCCTGAACGTCCACTTCGGCCTGATCGAGCCCAAGTCGACCATCGACGTGCTGATGGTCGCCCCCAAGGGCCCCGGCCACACCGTGCGGGGCGAATACGAGAAGGGCGGCGGCGTGCCCTGCCTGATCGCCGTGCATCACGACGCCACCGGCGGCGCGCTGGACTTAGGGTTGGCCTACGCCAGCGCCATCGGCGGCGGCCGTTCGGGCATCATCGAGACCAACTTCCGCGAGGAATGCGAGACCGACCTGTTCGGCGAGCAGGCCGTGCTGTGCGGCGGCGTGGTGGAGCTGATCCGGGCCGGTTTCGAAACCCTGGTCGAGGCCGGCTACGCGCCGGAAATGGCTTATTTCGAATGCCTGCACGAGGTGAAGCTGATCGTCGACCTGATCTATGAAGGCGGCATCGCCAACATGAACTACTCGATCAGCAACACCGCCGAGTACGGCGAGTACGTCACCGGCCCGCGCATCATCACCGCCGACACCAAGGCCGAGATGAAAAAGGTGCTTGAGGACATCCAGTCGGGCCGCTTCGTGCGCGACTTCATGGCCGAGAACGCCGTGGGTCAACCGAGTTTCAAGGCCACCCGCCGCCGCAACGCCGAACATCCCATCGAGGAAGTCGGCGCCCGGCTGCGCGGCATGATGCCGTGGATTACAAAGAATAAACTGGTCGATAAGGACCGGAACTGA